The proteins below are encoded in one region of Streptomyces roseirectus:
- a CDS encoding putative leader peptide, with translation MNTRLDLTRRRHVDLARVSSASCRAAA, from the coding sequence ATGAACACGCGACTGGACCTTACGCGGCGACGCCATGTCGACCTCGCACGCGTCTCCAGCGCCTCCTGTCGCGCCGCGGCCTGA